Proteins encoded by one window of Aspergillus puulaauensis MK2 DNA, chromosome 4, nearly complete sequence:
- a CDS encoding GIY-YIG nuclease family protein (InterPro:IPR018306;~PFAM:PF10544,PF13455;~antiSMASH:Cluster_4.6): protein MSEVRFIEFQSITSKCSSNGIQTCAHFSSTEQCQEPIQLHSPAERELLQDLCDKLHATDVLDKANRSDLLQQIASLTLCYAHGEAEDIDAAMVQWETEIQSRVSTTQPQTPIAASTRDKQSLRFHSYYTPRSRKKPDSPEALDVMVRQLLSGNIGVKQKECLYVFSDNHTSDAYKVGCGADLSRAMEGWEKCYPKHKLHCFTECPNAYLFERVVHAELALYRRRHKCTMCPREHEEWFEAPLPVILDSVRAWSSYASMLYRRGLAIDGYHQILPLAGFSNRQDRWRRWALKETMRWMDGTPGHTDSSQEQPPPERIDLTNSGNISGSETASTASTASSPASSCDTPGTTPATTPGSFGMEEYGLSPTPGVRYDTRKPEVPDEDNDDIEGKSESVVRALFPRAKPGSPSSPGPTIPAEDVLPSKIETSNLPKSSVDPVSEPPSTSMPSSTRVDEKVRDLLEKNTEHPYNPGTIYLTPPHPQKGSSKIYYRQDKPRSKRERYTNLPPDLEIRCTDAAVIQGLVLAEFDGWTHKDTCGRDGCKTGHFNWINRPGDVISASVQAWATLLERGYDRALIPPMGFSRDADRWTKWAQETATKGKQRKTDVSSDVNGACTDPPKKGEHGGAMRMIRRVSTFMKMTGKSKGPPKKH, encoded by the coding sequence ATGTCGGAGGTACGGTTCATCGAATTCCAGTCTATAACATCCAAGTGCTCCTCGAATGGCATCCAGACATGCGCCCACTTCTCCAGCACAGAGCAATGCCAGGAGCCCATTCAGCTGCACAGTCCAGCAGAGCgagagctgctgcaggatctcTGCGACAAGCTGCATGCCACCGATGTCCTCGATAAGGCCAACCGATCAGACTTGTTACAGCAAATCGCCAGCCTCACCCTCTGCTATGCACACGGCGAGGCTGAAGATATCGACGCTGCCATGGTTCAGTGGGAGACTGAGATTCagtctcgagtctcgactaCGCAGCCACAGACCCCAATTGCAGCCAGCACTCGAGACAAACAGTCGCTCCGCTTCCACAGCTACTATACCCCTCGATCCCGGAAGAAGCCTGATAGCCCGGAGGCCCTCGATGTGATGGTACGCCAGTTGCTTTCGGGGAACATTGGAGTTAAGCAAAAAGAATGCTTGTATGTCTTTAGTGACAATCATACAAGCGATGCTTACAAAGTTGGCTGTGGAGCGGATCTCAGTCGAGCTatggagggctgggagaagTGCTACCCAAAACATAAGTTACACTGCTTCACCGAATGTCCAAATGCGTACCTTTTCGAGAGAGTCGTGCATGCAGAGCTTGCCCTATACCGACGCAGGCATAAGTGTACCATGTGCCCCCGCGAGCACGAGGAATGGTTTGAGGCGCCGCTGCCAGTAATCCTGGATAGCGTCCGGGCCTGGTCCTCTTACGCAAGCATGCTCTATCGACGTGGCCTTGCTATTGATGGGTATCATCAAATACTTCCTTTGGCCGGGTTCTCGAACCGCCAGGACagatggcgaagatgggCTCTTAAAGAGACTATGCGATGGATGGACGGAACCCCAGGTCATACAGACTCCTCACAGGAGCAACCCCCACCAGAGAGAATCGATCTTACGAATTCGGGCAACATATCTGGCTCTGAGACTGCTTCGACTGCGTCGACTGCGTCGAGTCCTGCAAGTAGTTGTGATACCCCAGGCACCACCCCCGCGACGACCCCCGGGTCTTTTGGCATGGAAGAGTATGGTCTCTCGCCGACACCTGGAGTGAGGTATGATACACGCAAACCGGAGGTCCCCGATGAAGACAACGACGACATTGAAGGAAAATCCGAGTCCGTTGTAAGAGCTTTGTTCCCCCGAGCCAAACCGGGCTCACCTAGTTCACCTGGCCCTACCATCCCGGCAGAGGATGTGCTTCCCAGCAAGATTGAGACCTCGAATCTACCGAAAAGCAGCGTGGACCCAGTTTCCGAGCCCCCTTCCACAAGCATGCCCTCAAGCACCCGGGTCGATGAGAAGGTACGAGACCTTCTTGAAAAAAACACCGAACACCCTTACAACCCTGGCACCATCTATCTCACGCCTCCTCACCCACAGAAAGGGTCCTCCAAGATATACTACCGGCAGGACAAACCTCGAAGTAAAAGAGAACGCTACACCAACCTGCCTCCGGATCTCGAGATCAGATGTACAGATGCAGCGGTTATCCAAGGTCTGGTTCTGGCGGAATTCGACGGCTGGACTCATAAGGATACATGTGGGCGCGACGGATGCAAAACGGGGCATTTCAACTGGATTAACCGCCCAGGCGATGTCATCAGCGCGAGTGTCCAGGCGTGGGCGACTCTGCTTGAGAGAGGGTACGACAGAGCCCTGATTCCTCCAATGGGCTTTTCGCGGGATGCAGATAGATGGACGAAGTGGGCTCAGGAGACAGCAACAAAGgggaagcagaggaagaCAGATGTATCATCCGACGTGAATGGGGCATGTACAGATCCACCTAAAAAGGGAGAGCATGGCGGAGCGATGCGTATGATCCGACGGGTATCGACTTTCATGAAGATGACAGGCAAGTCTAAGGGCCCACCTAAGAAGCATTGA